In the Pseudomonas sp. DTU_2021_1001937_2_SI_NGA_ILE_001 genome, one interval contains:
- a CDS encoding aminopeptidase P family protein produces MTTHTNANGVVAQRLARARAIMQREAIDAWLVPSADPHLSEYLPGYWQGRQWLSGFNGSVGTLVITQDFAGLWADSRYWEQALKELAGSGIELVKLMPGQQGPLEWLADQAVADTVVAVDGAVLAVASSRTLASKLYERGARLRTDVDLLLELWKDRPALPANPVYEHLPPQASVGRLEKIRRVRETMAERGADWHFIATLDDIAWLFNLRGSDVSYNPVFIAFALIGPQSVTLFVGGDKVSRFVRESLERDGVSLLEYTQIGAALREVPGSARMLVDPARVTCGLLDYLDSEVSLVEGLNPSTLFKSRKSEEDTRHIRRAMEQDGAALCEFFAWLDGALGREPVSELTIDEQLGEARKRRPGYVCPSFATIAGFNANGAMPHYRATEAEHAQIEGDGLLLIDSGGQYLGGTTDITRMVPVGQPSLEQKQDCSRVLKGVIALSRAQFPKGILSPLLDAIARAPIWADSVNYGHGTGHGVGYFLNVHEGPQVIAYQAPTTPQTAMQAGMITSIEPGTYRPGRWGVRIENLVINQEAGQSEFGEFLRFETLTLCPIDTRCLDLGMLTGEEKAWLNAYHAQVSERLSPLLQGAALAWLQERTAAV; encoded by the coding sequence ATGACTACACACACCAATGCCAACGGCGTGGTCGCGCAGCGGCTGGCGCGGGCCCGCGCGATCATGCAGCGCGAGGCTATCGATGCCTGGCTGGTTCCGTCCGCAGACCCACACCTCTCCGAGTACCTGCCTGGCTACTGGCAGGGACGCCAATGGCTATCGGGCTTCAACGGTTCGGTCGGGACGCTGGTCATTACCCAGGACTTTGCAGGCCTGTGGGCCGACAGCCGTTATTGGGAGCAGGCCCTCAAGGAGCTGGCCGGCAGCGGTATCGAACTGGTCAAGCTGATGCCCGGCCAGCAGGGGCCACTGGAATGGCTGGCCGACCAGGCCGTGGCCGACACCGTGGTCGCCGTCGACGGTGCAGTGCTGGCCGTGGCGTCCTCGCGTACCTTGGCCAGCAAGCTCTACGAGCGGGGCGCCCGGCTGCGTACCGATGTGGACTTGCTTCTGGAGTTGTGGAAGGACCGGCCTGCCTTGCCGGCCAACCCGGTTTACGAGCACCTGCCACCGCAGGCATCGGTCGGGCGTTTGGAGAAGATCCGCCGAGTGCGTGAAACCATGGCCGAGCGCGGTGCGGATTGGCACTTCATCGCCACCCTCGACGACATCGCCTGGCTGTTCAACCTGCGGGGTTCGGATGTCTCCTATAACCCGGTGTTCATCGCCTTCGCGCTGATCGGTCCGCAAAGCGTCACGCTGTTCGTGGGCGGTGACAAGGTCAGCCGCTTCGTCCGCGAGAGCCTGGAGCGCGATGGTGTTTCACTGCTGGAGTACACCCAGATCGGTGCAGCCCTGCGCGAAGTGCCCGGTAGTGCACGCATGCTGGTCGACCCGGCGCGGGTGACCTGTGGCCTGCTCGATTATCTCGACAGCGAAGTCAGCCTGGTGGAAGGGTTGAATCCCAGCACCTTGTTCAAGTCGCGCAAGAGTGAGGAAGACACGCGACATATCCGTCGTGCGATGGAGCAGGATGGTGCGGCACTTTGCGAGTTTTTCGCTTGGCTCGATGGCGCTCTGGGTCGGGAGCCGGTCAGCGAGTTGACCATCGATGAGCAACTGGGCGAGGCGCGCAAGCGTCGGCCTGGCTATGTCTGCCCCAGCTTCGCGACCATCGCCGGGTTCAACGCCAATGGTGCCATGCCGCATTACCGTGCCACGGAGGCCGAGCATGCGCAGATCGAAGGTGATGGACTGTTGCTGATCGACTCGGGTGGTCAATACCTGGGGGGGACCACCGACATCACTCGCATGGTTCCGGTCGGGCAGCCTAGCCTGGAGCAGAAGCAGGATTGCAGCCGGGTGCTCAAAGGCGTGATTGCCTTGTCGCGTGCCCAGTTTCCCAAGGGCATTCTTTCGCCGCTGCTCGATGCCATTGCACGGGCGCCGATCTGGGCCGATTCGGTTAACTATGGCCATGGCACCGGTCATGGAGTCGGCTATTTCCTAAACGTCCATGAAGGACCGCAGGTGATCGCCTATCAGGCGCCGACCACACCGCAGACGGCAATGCAGGCGGGCATGATCACTTCCATCGAGCCCGGAACCTACCGGCCTGGGCGCTGGGGCGTACGGATCGAGAACCTGGTGATCAATCAGGAAGCCGGGCAGAGCGAGTTTGGTGAGTTCCTGCGTTTCGAAACCCTGACCCTGTGCCCGATCGATACTCGCTGCCTGGACCTTGGCATGCTGACGGGAGAAGAGAAGGCCTGGCTCAATGCCTATCATGCGCAGGTCAGCGAACGTCTGAGCCCGCTGTTGCAGGGGGCGGCCCTGGCCTGGTTGCAGGAAAGAACCGCCGCCGTGTGA
- the rhtA gene encoding threonine/homoserine exporter RhtA, with protein sequence MTSPRRLAPILFPLGLLLIAMASIQTGASLAKSLFPAVGAQGTTTLRLVFASLIMILVLRPWRARFNPRALSMIVFYGMALGGMNLLFYMSLRSVPLGIAVALELTGPLTVALLSSRRAIDFIWIGLAAAGLLLLIPSSQTGTSLDPVGAAYALGAGACWAAYIVFGQKAGEHNGVQTAALGVIVATCFAAPFGIAHAGSSLLDVSLIPAAIGVAVLSTALPYSLEMVALTRMSARTFGTLASLEPVFAALSGLLFLQEQLSLLQWMAIGAIILASMGVTFSNTPEQPKWVPAD encoded by the coding sequence ATGACTTCACCCCGCCGCCTAGCCCCCATTCTCTTTCCCCTGGGGTTGCTGTTGATCGCCATGGCCTCCATCCAGACCGGCGCGTCGCTGGCCAAGAGTCTTTTCCCCGCAGTAGGGGCACAAGGCACCACGACCCTGCGCCTGGTATTCGCCAGCCTCATCATGATTCTGGTCCTGCGCCCATGGCGAGCACGCTTCAACCCGCGCGCACTGAGCATGATCGTTTTCTACGGCATGGCATTGGGAGGCATGAACCTGCTCTTCTATATGTCGCTACGCAGCGTGCCCCTGGGGATTGCGGTAGCGCTCGAACTCACCGGACCACTGACCGTCGCACTGCTGTCTTCGCGCAGGGCCATCGACTTCATCTGGATCGGCCTGGCTGCAGCAGGGCTCTTATTGCTGATCCCGAGCAGCCAGACCGGCACATCCCTCGACCCAGTGGGCGCAGCCTATGCACTGGGTGCCGGCGCCTGCTGGGCCGCCTATATCGTGTTCGGGCAGAAAGCCGGCGAGCACAATGGCGTTCAGACCGCCGCACTCGGCGTCATCGTCGCCACCTGCTTCGCTGCACCTTTTGGCATTGCGCATGCAGGCTCTTCATTACTGGATGTATCACTCATACCCGCTGCGATCGGCGTCGCAGTGCTGTCGACCGCCCTGCCCTACAGCCTGGAAATGGTGGCGCTGACCCGCATGTCGGCACGTACCTTCGGCACACTGGCAAGCCTGGAGCCCGTCTTCGCCGCACTCTCCGGCCTGCTGTTCCTGCAGGAACAGCTGAGCCTGCTGCAATGGATGGCCATCGGGGCAATCATTCTGGCCTCCATGGGCGTGACCTTTTCCAATACCCCGGAGCAACCCAAATGGGTGCCCGCCGACTGA
- the queD gene encoding 6-carboxytetrahydropterin synthase QueD, translating to MEIFKEFTFESAHRLPHVPEGHKCGRLHGHSFRVGIHLSGPVDPHTGWIRDFSEIKAIFKPLYERLDHNYLNDIPGLENPTSENLAKWIWNELKPLLPELSAIRIHETCTSGCEYRGD from the coding sequence TTGGAAATTTTCAAGGAATTCACCTTCGAGTCTGCCCATCGCCTGCCCCACGTGCCGGAAGGCCACAAGTGCGGCCGCCTGCATGGACACTCGTTTCGCGTCGGCATTCACCTGTCCGGCCCTGTCGATCCACATACCGGCTGGATCAGGGACTTTTCGGAGATCAAGGCGATCTTCAAGCCGCTCTATGAGCGACTGGACCACAACTACCTCAACGACATTCCCGGCCTGGAAAACCCGACCAGCGAAAACCTGGCGAAATGGATCTGGAATGAGCTCAAACCGCTGTTGCCCGAGCTGTCGGCCATCCGTATTCACGAAACATGCACCAGCGGCTGCGAGTATCGCGGCGACTGA
- a CDS encoding PepSY domain-containing protein codes for MNTQVTWLAAVVLNLAAPIALARDIAADEMLRLKEAGVILPFEKLDTLALGAHPGARITSTELEREYGKYMYQVELRDSQGIEWDLELDAVTGQIYKNHQDN; via the coding sequence ATGAACACCCAGGTAACCTGGCTGGCCGCCGTCGTGCTCAACCTGGCGGCTCCCATCGCACTGGCGCGAGATATCGCGGCGGATGAGATGTTGCGCCTGAAAGAGGCCGGCGTCATTCTGCCGTTCGAGAAGCTCGATACCCTGGCCTTGGGCGCGCACCCAGGGGCACGGATTACCAGTACCGAGCTTGAGCGCGAATACGGAAAATACATGTATCAAGTGGAATTGCGCGATAGCCAGGGCATCGAATGGGATCTGGAACTTGATGCCGTGACAGGGCAGATCTACAAGAACCATCAGGATAACTAA
- a CDS encoding PepSY domain-containing protein produces the protein MTAERCRVVLLGLIMVCTLAQARDLNQDEALELRQRGVILPLEQFIDLALSRYPGSRLLEAELEEKHGVYVYEVELVTTEGVVREIKFDARDRRLLKDEED, from the coding sequence ATGACTGCCGAACGATGCCGCGTCGTGTTGCTGGGGCTCATCATGGTGTGCACCCTTGCGCAGGCACGCGACCTGAACCAGGACGAGGCCCTTGAGCTGCGTCAACGTGGGGTGATTCTGCCGCTGGAGCAATTCATCGACCTGGCGTTGTCACGCTACCCTGGGTCGAGGCTGCTCGAGGCCGAGCTGGAAGAGAAGCACGGTGTCTACGTGTACGAGGTTGAGCTGGTGACCACCGAAGGCGTGGTGCGCGAGATCAAGTTCGATGCCCGTGACCGTCGCTTGCTGAAAGATGAGGAGGACTGA
- a CDS encoding response regulator transcription factor, whose product MRLLLVEDHVPLADELMSALSRQGYAVDWLADGRDAQYQGLSEPYDLIVLDLGLPGLPGLEVLAYWRSQGMSTPVLILTARGSWSERIEGLKAGADDYLTKPFHPEELQLRIQALLRRARGLANQPKLEAAGLHLDENRQSVSRDGTEIQLTSAEFRLLRYFMLHPQQILSKSHLSEHLYDGENERDSNVIEVHVNHLRRKLGRSVIETRRGQGYLYGGAGA is encoded by the coding sequence ATGCGTTTGTTGCTCGTGGAAGACCATGTGCCCTTGGCCGATGAGCTGATGTCGGCTCTTTCGAGACAGGGGTATGCCGTGGACTGGCTGGCAGACGGACGTGATGCGCAATATCAGGGCTTGAGCGAACCCTACGACCTCATCGTGCTGGACCTCGGCCTGCCAGGGTTGCCAGGTCTCGAAGTGCTGGCCTACTGGCGCAGCCAGGGCATGAGCACACCGGTTCTGATTCTGACTGCCCGTGGCTCGTGGTCGGAACGTATCGAAGGACTCAAGGCCGGCGCGGATGACTACCTGACCAAGCCCTTCCATCCTGAAGAACTGCAACTGCGGATCCAGGCGCTGCTGCGCCGTGCCCGCGGCCTGGCCAACCAGCCCAAGCTGGAAGCCGCAGGCCTGCATCTGGACGAGAACCGCCAGTCGGTATCCCGCGATGGGACGGAGATCCAGCTGACCTCAGCAGAATTTCGTCTGCTGCGCTACTTCATGCTTCATCCGCAGCAGATCCTCTCCAAGAGCCATCTCTCTGAACACCTCTATGATGGCGAGAATGAGCGCGACTCCAATGTCATCGAGGTGCACGTCAACCATCTGCGACGCAAGCTGGGCCGCTCGGTGATCGAGACGCGCCGTGGTCAGGGCTACCTGTACGGTGGGGCCGGCGCTTGA
- a CDS encoding sensor histidine kinase produces MRSIQRRLSLGLVAIMLVIGLVMAQTSLWLFELGLQRYLESGLRNENENLLAAIVRGPTGLQLDEHRLSGAYHRPFSGHYFRVDFAQAHWRSRSLWDFELPESSATGLHANLELGKTGQSLLLLTAEYRKFGQQIFITVAQDYTPVRQTFQRVQQIGLAFGLAALLLVLALQRVTVRRALQPLDKVRKQIRQLQQGQRSQLDDQVPLELQPLVDQINHLLAHTEDSLKRSRNALGNLGHALKTPLAVLMSLASSAQLDERPELRRTLQEQLQQIQHRLERELNRARLSGDALPGARFDCDAELPGLFSTLRMIHGEHLHLHNDVPAGLYLPWDREDLLELLGNLLDNACKWADSEVRLSISHGPQGTCILVDDDGPGIPEERREAVLSRGTRLDEQTDGHGLGLGIVRDIVETWGGTLTLLDGPREGLRVRIDLPERTAS; encoded by the coding sequence TTGAGGTCGATCCAGCGACGCCTCAGCCTGGGGCTGGTAGCGATCATGCTGGTGATCGGCCTGGTCATGGCTCAGACCAGTCTGTGGTTGTTCGAGCTGGGCTTGCAGCGTTACCTGGAGTCAGGCCTGCGCAACGAAAACGAGAACCTGCTGGCGGCGATCGTGCGTGGGCCTACCGGCCTGCAGCTCGATGAGCATCGTCTGTCCGGGGCCTACCACCGGCCGTTTTCCGGGCACTATTTCCGGGTGGATTTCGCGCAGGCGCACTGGCGCTCCCGGTCGCTATGGGACTTCGAATTGCCTGAGTCCAGCGCCACCGGGCTACACGCCAACCTTGAACTGGGCAAGACCGGCCAGTCGCTGCTGTTGCTGACTGCTGAATACCGCAAGTTCGGCCAGCAGATCTTCATCACCGTGGCACAGGACTACACCCCCGTGCGCCAGACCTTCCAGCGTGTCCAGCAGATCGGTTTGGCGTTTGGCCTGGCGGCCTTGCTGCTGGTCCTGGCGCTGCAACGAGTCACGGTTCGCCGTGCATTGCAGCCGCTCGACAAGGTGCGCAAGCAGATCCGCCAGCTGCAGCAGGGGCAGCGTTCGCAGCTCGACGATCAGGTGCCTCTGGAGCTGCAGCCCCTGGTGGATCAGATCAACCACCTGCTGGCGCACACCGAAGACAGCCTCAAGCGCTCGCGCAACGCACTGGGCAACCTTGGGCATGCCCTGAAGACACCGCTGGCGGTGCTGATGAGCCTGGCCTCCAGTGCCCAGCTCGACGAGCGTCCTGAATTGCGCAGAACCCTGCAGGAGCAGCTGCAACAGATCCAGCATCGCCTGGAGCGTGAACTCAATCGTGCACGGTTGTCGGGCGATGCACTGCCCGGGGCACGCTTCGATTGTGATGCAGAGTTACCGGGGCTGTTCTCCACCCTGCGCATGATCCACGGTGAGCACCTGCACCTGCATAACGATGTTCCGGCAGGGCTTTACCTGCCGTGGGATCGCGAAGACCTGCTGGAGCTGCTGGGCAATCTGCTGGACAACGCCTGCAAATGGGCAGACAGCGAGGTTCGGCTGAGCATCAGCCATGGGCCGCAGGGCACTTGTATTCTGGTCGATGATGATGGTCCCGGAATCCCTGAAGAGCGTCGCGAAGCGGTTCTGTCGCGTGGTACACGGCTTGACGAACAAACTGACGGCCACGGGCTTGGCTTGGGCATCGTTCGTGATATCGTGGAAACATGGGGTGGCACATTGACATTGCTTGACGGGCCTCGCGAAGGCCTGCGTGTCCGTATCGACCTGCCCGAGCGGACCGCCAGTTGA
- a CDS encoding AI-2E family transporter, producing the protein MNETSLHYKTFILLLVLVSIAFIWILLPFYGAVFWAVTLAVIFSPMQRRLQNRLHWERNRTALATLGICLVIAILPVIVISAMLVQEGALLYKNVESGKLDIAAYLDEFKMLLPASAQHLLDRLGMGDFNGLRDKITKGAMQGSQYLATQAFSFGQGTFDFVVGFFIMLYLLFFFLRDGHELVRKIRNAVPLADQHKRRLQLKFTRVVRATVKGNIVVAVTQGALGGLIFWLLDIPSALLWAVIMAFLSLLPAVGAGIVWAPVAVYFLLSGMLWQGVVLGLFGIFVIGLVDNLLRPLLVGKDTRMPDYLILITTLGGMSVFGLNGFVIGPLIAALFMSSWGLFSTNRRPVRLPG; encoded by the coding sequence ATGAACGAAACCTCCCTGCACTACAAGACCTTTATCCTGCTGCTGGTATTGGTCAGCATCGCCTTCATCTGGATCCTGTTGCCGTTCTACGGCGCGGTGTTCTGGGCCGTGACCCTGGCGGTGATCTTTTCGCCCATGCAGCGCCGCCTGCAGAACCGCCTGCACTGGGAGCGCAACCGCACGGCGCTGGCCACACTGGGTATCTGCCTGGTCATCGCGATCCTGCCGGTCATCGTCATCAGCGCCATGCTGGTTCAGGAAGGGGCATTGCTCTACAAGAACGTCGAGAGCGGCAAGCTGGACATCGCAGCCTACCTGGACGAGTTCAAGATGCTGCTGCCGGCCTCTGCCCAGCACCTGCTCGATCGCCTGGGCATGGGCGACTTCAACGGCCTGCGGGACAAGATCACCAAGGGTGCCATGCAGGGCAGCCAGTATCTGGCGACCCAGGCGTTCAGCTTCGGTCAGGGCACCTTCGATTTCGTGGTGGGCTTCTTCATCATGCTCTACCTGTTGTTCTTCTTTCTGCGCGACGGCCATGAGCTGGTGCGCAAGATCCGCAATGCCGTGCCATTGGCCGACCAGCATAAGCGCCGCCTGCAACTGAAGTTCACCCGTGTGGTGCGTGCGACGGTGAAAGGCAACATCGTGGTCGCGGTCACTCAAGGCGCGCTGGGTGGCCTGATCTTCTGGCTGCTGGACATCCCCAGCGCGTTGCTGTGGGCGGTGATCATGGCCTTCCTGTCGTTGCTGCCGGCGGTAGGGGCGGGGATCGTCTGGGCACCGGTGGCAGTGTACTTCCTGCTCAGCGGCATGCTCTGGCAAGGCGTGGTGCTGGGCCTGTTCGGGATCTTCGTCATCGGCCTGGTCGACAACCTGCTGCGCCCCCTGCTGGTGGGCAAGGACACCCGTATGCCGGACTATCTGATCCTGATTACCACCTTGGGCGGCATGTCGGTGTTCGGCCTCAACGGCTTCGTCATCGGCCCGCTGATCGCTGCGCTGTTCATGTCGAGCTGGGGGCTGTTCAGCACCAATCGCCGTCCCGTGCGTCTGCCAGGCTAG
- the nuoN gene encoding NADH-quinone oxidoreductase subunit NuoN, whose amino-acid sequence MDLTIQHFIALGPLLITSITVVVVMLAIAWRRNHSQTFLLSVAGLNLALLSVYPALKVAPLVVTPLLHVDPFACFYMALILASTLACVTMAHAYLGDGKVGYPGNREELYLLVLLAAAGGMVLVCAQNLAGLFIGLELLSVPVYGLVAYAFFNKRSLEGGIKYMVLSAAGSAFLLFGMALLYAESGSLSFDGIGKALAATGMPSPIASLGLGMMVVGLAFKLSLVPFHLWTPDVYEGAPAPVAAFLATASKVAVFAVLVRLFQISPAASSGVLHDVLAVIAVASIVVGNLLALVQNNLKRLLGYSSIAHFGYLMIALVASKGMAVEAIGVYLTTYVLTSLGSFGVITMMSSPYAGRDADAMFEYRGLFWRRPYLTAVMTLMMLSLAGIPLTAGFIGKFYIIASGVESQLWWLVGALVLGSAIGVFYYLRVMVTMYLVDNKLPRHDAAINWAQRTGGVMLLAVAILTFALGVYPQPLLDLVVNAGIHLPG is encoded by the coding sequence ATGGACCTGACGATTCAACACTTTATTGCGCTAGGCCCTCTGCTGATCACCAGCATCACCGTCGTGGTGGTGATGCTGGCCATCGCATGGCGCCGCAATCACTCGCAAACCTTCCTGCTCAGTGTGGCAGGCCTGAACCTGGCGCTGCTGTCGGTCTATCCGGCCCTGAAGGTCGCGCCACTGGTGGTCACCCCTCTGCTGCACGTAGACCCCTTCGCGTGCTTCTACATGGCGCTGATCCTGGCTTCGACCCTGGCCTGCGTCACCATGGCGCATGCCTACCTGGGCGACGGCAAGGTCGGCTACCCTGGCAACCGCGAAGAGCTGTACCTGCTGGTGCTGCTGGCCGCGGCCGGTGGCATGGTTCTGGTCTGCGCACAGAACCTCGCCGGGCTGTTCATCGGCCTGGAACTGCTCTCGGTGCCGGTCTACGGCCTGGTGGCCTACGCCTTCTTCAACAAGCGCTCGCTGGAAGGCGGCATCAAGTACATGGTGCTGTCGGCTGCGGGTTCCGCGTTCCTGCTGTTCGGTATGGCACTGCTGTATGCCGAGTCCGGCAGCCTGAGCTTCGACGGCATCGGCAAGGCCCTGGCGGCCACCGGCATGCCGAGCCCGATCGCCAGTCTGGGTCTGGGCATGATGGTCGTGGGCCTGGCGTTCAAGCTGTCGCTGGTACCCTTCCACCTGTGGACCCCGGACGTCTACGAAGGCGCTCCGGCGCCGGTAGCGGCGTTCCTGGCCACTGCCAGCAAGGTGGCGGTGTTCGCGGTACTGGTGCGCCTGTTCCAGATCTCCCCGGCCGCCAGCAGCGGTGTGCTGCACGACGTGCTGGCGGTTATCGCCGTCGCTTCCATCGTGGTCGGTAACCTGCTGGCCCTGGTGCAGAACAACCTCAAGCGTCTGCTCGGTTACTCGTCCATCGCGCACTTCGGTTACCTGATGATCGCCCTGGTGGCGAGCAAGGGCATGGCCGTGGAAGCCATCGGTGTGTACCTGACCACCTACGTGCTGACCTCGCTGGGCAGCTTCGGGGTGATCACCATGATGTCGTCGCCATACGCCGGTCGCGATGCCGACGCCATGTTCGAGTATCGCGGCCTGTTCTGGCGCCGCCCTTACCTGACCGCAGTCATGACCCTGATGATGCTGTCGCTGGCCGGCATCCCACTGACCGCCGGCTTCATCGGCAAGTTCTACATCATTGCCAGCGGTGTGGAATCGCAACTGTGGTGGCTGGTCGGCGCGCTGGTGCTGGGCAGTGCCATCGGGGTGTTCTACTACCTGCGCGTGATGGTCACCATGTACCTGGTGGACAACAAGCTGCCGCGTCACGACGCTGCCATCAACTGGGCACAACGTACCGGCGGCGTGATGCTGCTGGCCGTGGCGATCCTGACCTTCGCCCTGGGTGTCTACCCGCAGCCGTTGCTGGACCTGGTGGTCAACGCAGGTATCCACCTGCCAGGCTGA
- the nuoM gene encoding NADH-quinone oxidoreductase subunit M: MILPWLILIPFIGGLLCWQFERVSATMPRWIALATMSLLLGLGLWLWAVGNYTLAPAPGAAPTWTLEYQAQWITRFGISLHLALDGLSLLMIMLTGLLGVLSVLCSWKEIDRKVGFFHLNLMWILGGVVGVFLAVDLFLFFFFWEMMLVPMYFLIALWGHSSADGKKTRIYAATKFFIFTQASGLIMLVAILGLVLVHYNQTGNLTFAYAELLKTQLAPGTEYILMLGFFIAFAVKLPVVPLHSWLPDAHAQAPTAGSVDLAGILLKTAAYGLLRFALPLFPNASAEFAPIAMALGLVGIFYGAFLAFAQTDIKRLIAFSSVSHMGFVLIGIYSGSQQALQGVVVQMIAHGLSAAALFILSGQLYERLHTRDMRQMGGLWSRIPYLPAISLFFAAASLGLPGTGNFVGEFLILLGSFVSSPWVTAIATSGLVFGSVYSLIMIHRAYFGPSQSDAVYKGLDAREMIMVLGLAVLLIVLGVYPQPFLDTSASTMHGVQQWLGTAFTQLASAR, from the coding sequence ATGATTCTGCCTTGGCTAATCCTGATCCCCTTTATCGGCGGCCTGCTCTGCTGGCAGTTCGAGCGCGTCAGCGCCACGATGCCACGCTGGATCGCGCTGGCGACCATGTCCCTGCTGCTGGGCCTCGGCCTGTGGCTGTGGGCTGTCGGCAACTACACCCTGGCGCCTGCTCCTGGCGCCGCTCCCACCTGGACCCTGGAATACCAGGCCCAGTGGATCACCCGCTTCGGCATCAGCCTGCACCTGGCCCTGGACGGCCTGTCGCTGCTGATGATCATGCTCACCGGCCTGCTCGGTGTGCTGTCGGTCCTGTGTTCGTGGAAAGAGATCGACCGCAAGGTCGGCTTCTTCCACCTGAACCTGATGTGGATCCTCGGTGGCGTGGTCGGCGTGTTCCTGGCCGTCGACCTGTTCCTGTTCTTCTTCTTCTGGGAAATGATGCTGGTGCCGATGTACTTCCTCATCGCGCTCTGGGGTCATAGTTCGGCAGACGGCAAGAAGACCCGGATCTACGCCGCCACCAAGTTCTTCATCTTCACCCAGGCCAGCGGCCTGATCATGCTGGTGGCGATCCTCGGCCTGGTGCTGGTGCACTACAACCAGACCGGCAACCTGACCTTCGCCTACGCCGAGCTGCTGAAGACCCAACTGGCTCCTGGCACCGAGTACATCCTGATGCTGGGCTTCTTCATCGCCTTCGCGGTGAAGCTGCCGGTGGTGCCGCTGCACTCCTGGCTGCCAGACGCCCACGCCCAGGCGCCGACCGCCGGTTCCGTGGACCTGGCAGGTATCCTGCTGAAGACCGCCGCCTACGGCCTGCTGCGCTTCGCGCTGCCGCTGTTCCCCAATGCCTCGGCAGAGTTCGCGCCCATCGCTATGGCCCTGGGTCTGGTCGGTATCTTCTACGGCGCCTTCCTGGCCTTCGCACAGACCGACATCAAGCGCCTGATCGCCTTCTCCAGCGTCTCGCACATGGGCTTCGTGCTGATCGGTATCTATTCCGGCAGCCAACAGGCCCTGCAGGGCGTGGTGGTGCAGATGATCGCCCACGGTCTCTCGGCAGCCGCCCTGTTCATCCTCAGTGGCCAGCTGTACGAGCGCCTGCACACCCGTGACATGCGCCAGATGGGCGGCCTGTGGTCGCGCATTCCTTACCTGCCAGCCATCAGCCTGTTCTTCGCCGCCGCATCGCTGGGCCTGCCGGGCACCGGCAACTTCGTCGGCGAATTCCTGATCCTGCTGGGCAGCTTCGTCAGCTCGCCATGGGTCACGGCGATCGCCACCTCCGGCCTGGTATTCGGTTCGGTGTACTCGCTGATCATGATCCACCGTGCCTACTTCGGCCCATCGCAGTCCGATGCGGTGTACAAGGGCCTGGACGCACGGGAAATGATCATGGTGCTCGGCCTGGCCGTCCTGCTGATCGTGCTGGGCGTGTATCCGCAGCCGTTTCTGGACACTTCGGCGTCGACCATGCATGGCGTGCAGCAATGGCTAGGCACTGCCTTCACTCAACTCGCTTCGGCCCGGTAA